One Methanosphaera cuniculi DNA window includes the following coding sequences:
- a CDS encoding AAA family ATPase, which translates to MTKIGILEVEGILTLYENFGHLPTDIVRSDGTIENGKKASEELDGLIIPGGTLLESETMTQEVADEINKINDNDGFIFGMCAGFQILAKHTNVGRNSPVPIIREGLGLLDVTFEPKINTNQVEAEVVDDTTLFTKGLKGTTLRGFHCHTYGEIQSNDKNVICSEIKRSNYKYKPERVLSGVANKKGNILGTTLHSMLDNNPQVVENILKYIDATDEYEDIKRRNKILHDKVFKEIAVNTGKIAPLKPTHPVDPPMIMLMATGSESGKTFLSSGIVGALRERGIHTYVIKVGPDIRDLSPSLYVNKEKLEDYASIQISTIGWMPIEEIIQKVKNKGYDLILIEGVMSALTGLLNEKTPYSAAEIAHAADIPVVMVSSVSKGGIETAAVDIEAHIQLLNKMDIKTRGIILNRTYDPKIVEQAKEFLSNKTGIDQDYIWSISKAKVENKGQLPEDYLQLEKFTKAAIDVVNKDLDVDKFYNLAQRPKFRGYLTYDEICDIYKS; encoded by the coding sequence ATGACAAAAATAGGAATACTAGAAGTTGAAGGAATACTAACATTATATGAAAACTTCGGACATCTACCAACAGACATAGTACGATCAGATGGAACAATAGAAAATGGAAAAAAAGCATCAGAAGAACTAGATGGGCTAATAATACCAGGTGGAACACTTCTTGAATCTGAAACCATGACCCAGGAAGTTGCTGATGAAATAAACAAGATAAATGATAATGATGGCTTTATTTTTGGAATGTGTGCAGGTTTTCAAATATTAGCAAAACATACAAATGTAGGACGAAACTCACCAGTTCCAATAATACGTGAAGGACTAGGACTACTTGATGTAACATTTGAACCAAAAATAAATACAAACCAAGTAGAAGCTGAGGTTGTAGATGACACCACACTTTTTACAAAAGGACTAAAAGGAACAACACTACGAGGTTTTCACTGCCATACATATGGTGAAATACAATCAAATGATAAAAACGTAATATGCTCAGAAATTAAAAGATCAAACTATAAATACAAACCAGAACGGGTATTATCAGGTGTAGCAAATAAAAAAGGAAATATACTTGGAACAACACTACATTCAATGTTAGATAACAACCCTCAGGTAGTAGAAAACATTCTTAAATACATTGATGCAACAGATGAATATGAAGATATTAAAAGACGAAATAAAATACTACATGATAAAGTCTTTAAAGAAATAGCAGTAAATACAGGAAAAATAGCACCATTAAAACCAACACATCCAGTAGATCCACCAATGATCATGCTCATGGCAACTGGATCTGAATCTGGTAAAACATTCTTATCTAGTGGAATTGTTGGAGCACTACGTGAGCGTGGAATACATACTTATGTAATAAAAGTAGGACCTGATATACGAGATTTATCACCATCATTATATGTAAATAAAGAAAAACTTGAAGATTATGCATCAATACAAATAAGTACCATTGGATGGATGCCAATAGAAGAAATAATACAAAAAGTTAAAAATAAAGGATATGATCTTATATTAATTGAAGGTGTAATGAGTGCACTTACAGGACTTCTTAATGAAAAAACACCATATTCAGCAGCAGAAATAGCACATGCAGCAGATATACCTGTTGTTATGGTTTCAAGTGTAAGTAAAGGTGGAATAGAAACAGCAGCAGTAGATATAGAAGCACATATACAACTATTAAATAAGATGGATATAAAAACAAGGGGAATAATTCTTAACCGTACATATGATCCAAAAATAGTAGAACAAGCAAAAGAATTTTTATCAAATAAAACAGGAATAGATCAAGATTATATATGGAGTATAAGCAAAGCAAAAGTAGAAAATAAAGGACAACTTCCAGAGGATTACTTACAACTTGAAAAATTCACAAAAGCAGCAATAGATGTTGTAAATAAAGATCTTGATGTTGATAAATTTTATAATCTAGCACAAAGACCTAAATTCCGAGGATATCTAACATATGATGAAATATGTGATATTTATAAAAGCTAG
- a CDS encoding ArsA family ATPase, translated as MAFKDLVTFNKKKSTFIFIGGKGGVGKTTVSAATALWCARMGKKTLVISTDPAHSLGDSFERTIKHIPTPITTNLEAIEIDPDRAMEEYQSKMQMQQKYNDALGLVSDQMDMMSSSPGIDEVASFDKFMQYMNSDEYDVIVFDTAPTGHTLRLLSFPEMMDSWMGKLIKTKKTLGKAAQKLKNIIPFMGSDEAEEEQSMEELEEAKKQILAAREVLTDPTRTTFKTVLIPEEMSIIESSRAMDALHKANISTDGVIVNKIQPDNDHCDFCRARFETQQKRLDTIKATFEGQIIAEVPLQAHEVRGINQLYDICDILYGSDPTNGPIAL; from the coding sequence ATGGCATTTAAAGATTTAGTAACATTTAATAAAAAGAAATCCACTTTCATATTTATTGGAGGAAAAGGTGGAGTAGGAAAAACAACAGTATCAGCAGCAACAGCACTATGGTGTGCACGAATGGGTAAAAAAACATTAGTAATATCAACAGATCCTGCACATTCACTGGGAGATTCATTTGAACGTACAATAAAACATATTCCAACACCAATAACAACAAATCTTGAAGCAATAGAAATTGATCCTGACCGGGCAATGGAAGAATATCAGTCAAAAATGCAAATGCAACAAAAATATAATGATGCATTAGGACTTGTGTCTGATCAAATGGATATGATGAGTTCATCACCTGGTATTGATGAGGTAGCATCATTTGATAAATTCATGCAATATATGAATAGTGATGAATATGATGTAATAGTATTTGATACAGCACCAACAGGACACACATTACGACTACTTTCCTTCCCTGAAATGATGGATTCCTGGATGGGAAAACTAATTAAAACCAAAAAAACACTAGGAAAAGCAGCACAGAAACTTAAAAATATAATACCATTTATGGGATCAGATGAAGCTGAAGAAGAACAAAGTATGGAAGAACTTGAAGAAGCTAAAAAACAAATACTTGCAGCACGAGAAGTACTTACAGATCCAACACGTACAACATTTAAAACAGTACTTATACCTGAGGAAATGTCAATTATTGAATCATCACGTGCAATGGATGCATTACATAAGGCAAATATTTCAACTGATGGTGTAATTGTAAATAAAATACAACCTGATAATGACCACTGTGACTTTTGTCGTGCTAGATTTGAAACACAACAAAAACGTCTTGATACAATAAAAGCAACATTTGAAGGACAAATCATAGCAGAAGTACCACTACAAGCACATGAAGTACGTGGAATAAACCAATTATATGATATCTGTGATATATTATATGGTTCAGATCCAACAAATGGACCTATAGCATTATAA